From Glycine max cultivar Williams 82 chromosome 11, Glycine_max_v4.0, whole genome shotgun sequence, the proteins below share one genomic window:
- the LOC102668689 gene encoding uncharacterized protein: MVRTRSLGCALGKVIGRALGRGNNRDSDDIPQRRRSTASAHRQREVVVVYEDAPHVDDAAEELFQHAEEVVDDAEGFPGGPRDTLVLTAYADHEHPELKLSSHGRKVQKFGRPAVEIEGLVAATGLSSLITCSLDTGDRGLISAFVERWFKETSSFHLPVGEVTITLNDVASLLHLPIIGAFHSFDTLHVDESVLMLVELLEVTGDEARVETVQCHGALDCSS, translated from the exons ATGGTTAGAACTAGAAGTTTAGGGTGTGCCTTAGGCAAAGTTATAGGAAGAGCCCTAGGGAGAGGGAATAATCGTGATTCAGATGATATTCCTCAGCGACGAAGGTCCACAGCATCCGCACATAGACAACGGgaagttgttgttgtttatGAGGATGCTCCTCACGTGGATGACGCAGCTGAAGAGCTATTCCAACATGCTgaagaagttgttgatgatGCCGAGGGTTTTCCAGGCGGACCTCGTGACACATTAGTGTTGACTGCCTATGCTGATCAT gaacatcctgaattgaagttatcGTCCCATGGAAGGAAAGTTCAGAAATTCGGGAGGCCTGCTGTTGAGATTGAAGGGTTGGTtgctgccacaggattaagttCTTTGATCACATGTTCATTGGACACTGGCGATCGAGGACTTATATCCGCTTTTGTTGAGAGGTGGTTTAAGGAAACGAGCAGTTTTCATCTTCCAGTAGGAGAGGTCACCATCACCCTAAATGATGTGGCCTCTTTGCTCCATCTGCCCATCATAGGAGCATTCCACAGCTTTGACACTCTTCATGTTGACGAATCGGTGTTGATGTTAGTGGAGTTACTTGAAGTTACTGGAGATGAAGCTAGAGTTGAAACAGTGCAGTGTCATGGGGCATTGGACTGCAGCAGCTAG